A window from Acropora palmata chromosome 14, jaAcrPala1.3, whole genome shotgun sequence encodes these proteins:
- the LOC141865822 gene encoding melatonin receptor type 1B-B-like, which produces MAHSALPDFHWSTVSVSILAPIVALIIILGMIGNILVIIVLWQKKRRSHRKTGSFFLISLALADILASANLIFMLATIINKGEWIFGEPLCKLNGFLTVLLGATSLLTLCAISVNRYFKIVEVGKYDRIFSYGNTLRILAVTWFIPFILSLAPIIGWSEHEYQVGKCVCHFLFSRSVSYTLTFVTVVVAIPFSVILFCYLKIYKIIKSHGAMMGNLRREQPSINVEDIKIATTLFTVIVVFIICYIPASVINFLDMTHLGFRIPHWLDMLSFVLVVSNHANNPIIYNALNRSFRQSFREVLHVSSPRERRPSSRMHSGSSSKSSMPRCLQSKCDKSDKNPDNPCFQHSSSSSDKDTPEVIESLDFDQPTMPSKAGYPHEASYC; this is translated from the coding sequence ATGGCGCATTCAGCTTTGCCTGATTTTCACTGGTCAACGGTTTCTGTCTCCATTTTGGCTCCAATTGTGGCTCTTATTATTATACTCGGCATGATTGGAAACATTCTTGTAATAATTGTCTTATGGCAAAAGAAACGCCGCTCTCATCGCAAGACTGGAAGCTTCTTCCTTATAAGCTTAGCTTTGGCAGACATCCTTGCCTCTGCGAACCTCATCTTCATGTTGGCGACCATAATAAACAAAGGAGAATGGATATTTGGAGAACCATTGTGCAAATTGAACGGCTTTCTGACTGTCCTCCTCGGTGCGACCTCGTTGCTAACACTCTGTGCGATCAGTGTAAACCGGTATTTCAAGATTGTGGAAGTAGGAAAATACGACAGAATCTTCTCATACGGTAACACTCTTCGGATCTTAGCAGTCACATGGTTCATCCCCTTTATTCTGTCCCTTGCGCCGATCATCGGTTGGTCGGAACACGAGTATCAAGTCGGAAAGTGCGTTTGTCACTTCCTTTTTAGTCGGAGCGTTTCGTACACTCTGACGTTTGTCACCGTCGTCGTAGCGATCCCATTCAGCGTCATCCTTTTCTGCTACCTGAAAATTTACAAGATCATCAAATCACATGGAGCCATGATGGGAAATCTTCGCAGGGAACAGCCCTCGATCAACGTGGAAGACATCAAAATTGCAACAACGCTGTTTACAGTGATCGTTGTGTTTATTATTTGTTACATTCCAGCGAGTGTAATTAATTTTCTAGACATGACGCATCTGGGCTTCCGTATCCCTCATTGGCTGGACATGCTCTCCTTCGTTTTAGTGGTCTCTAACCATGCCAACAATCCTATCATATACAATGCCCTCAACCGTTCTTTCAGGCAGTCATTTCGTGAGGTCTTACATGTATCGTCACCCCGAGAGCGGCGCCCATCAAGTAGGATGCACAGCGGTAGCTCTTCAAAAAGTTCAATGCCGCGTTGCTTGCAATCAAAATGCGACAAATCCGATAAAAATCCCGACAACCCTTGCTTCCAACACTCGAGCTCATCCAGTGATAAAGACACGCCTGAAGTTATTGAGAGTTTGGACTTTGATCAACCGACAATGCCTTCAAAAGCCGGATATCCACACGAAGCCTCATACTGCTAA